The genomic window TTGAATATTCTTAGTGGCAACCTCCCAACATCTGCTGTAGTGCGTGTTCttccaaagaaagaaaagtcgTCTAAAGATGAGCTGTGGTAGCAAACGGACAGTACGACGTGCACTTTGGAAAAAGTGGCAAGGTTTTACAATCACATCAATATTGGAGAAGCAccaggaaagaaaagaaaaacaactcaTGACTTCATCCACGGATGTTCTCACCAGGTTATTTTTCAATTGCATCACAAAAGACAATATTAGATTTGTTGTCAATTTGCTTTAACATGACAATCACGTTAGTTTGCAGTCAAAAGAGAAAACAGCCGCTAATGTAGAAATTaaaattcaaaacaaacaagcgCTGCATCGTGATGGCGGGCGGTCGCCATCGATGGCAGTCGGCGTCTCTGAGTTCCGTCCCCCTCCCAAAACTAAGTTTAGTGTGGCCGTTTGGCAGGCGGGATCCGTGCTTAGTTTCCCGTGAACTCGtactggctaaaaaaaaatgtgcacttGACTGAATGGCCCCAAAAAGACAACAACCGGACGGTTGGTTTGTGCGTCATGAAGTTGCCGAAGGATCTCAGAGGAGACAGCATCTCTCTCTGAAGCTCTTCTTGTTCTTCTTGTTCTTGCCTTTTCCGTTTTTGTCGTTGTTCTCCGACATTTTCTTCTCTCGGACGTCGCGCATCAGGTCGAAGAAAACCTGACGTGGAACAACAAAAGCTCGGCATGCAAAGGTCGGGCCAaggttgtgcgtgtgtgcgtgagtgtgcgtACCTTATCGACATTGGCTCTGGTTTTGGCGGACGTCTCGACGTACTGGACGGCCCACTCGTCGGCCTTCCCGCGGGCCTCGTCTACAGACACCTGCCGGCGGTCCTCTAGGTCCGACTTGTTCCCCACCAGCAGCAGCGGGATCTTGTCCTCCTCTGCCTTCACGCGCAGGATTTGCTCCCTGCCGCCACATTTGTTTGAGTGCACCCTAATTACATGaatcacggaaaaaaaaaaaataataaatgccgCAGCAGCACCTGAATTCTGCGGTGGCCGCGAATGACTCGTGCTCGGTGATGGAGAAGACGAGCAGGAAGCCCTCCCCGCTTCGGAAATAGTTGTCCCTGATGGCGGCGTAGTCCTCCTGGCCGGCCGTGTCCAGGATGTCGATCTGGACCTCCTCCCCGTCCAGGACCACTTTCTTCCGATAGCTGTCGGCCTTGGTGGGCTCGTAATCCTCCACAAACTGGCGACGACAGAACAGGCGATTTGAAGTGCGATGGAACCGCTCGGCGCCGCCTCCAACGTGGCCACTTACCTCATCGTACATAAACTGTAGCGTCAGAGCTGACTTTCCCACGCCGCCGCTGCCCACCATAATCACCTTGTGCAGAGCGAGAGAACTCTGGTTTTTACTTTTACCCGTCGCCATGGTCGCAGTGGTCTGGGCCTAGCTCGCAAGACTTCCCCTCGCTCTTGACGCAACCTGCCGATGACAAGCGGACATTTCAGAATCACCTTTCAGAAATTGGGATGACGTCTTCCGTGTCGGTTGAGGAGATGTAAACGGACAAAGCCGGCGGCAGATTTCGGGGACGCGTGACAAATCTCATTGCGCAATAATTGTTACAAGCCGAGAGTCAATTGCTTTCATCTGACTTGGGCAAAGAGCTTCTTTTATTGGCTTGTAAGCCACACCAGTTGCGAGCCCCTTTCCGTATCGTCGCACCAACATGATATAAGTGTGTTCTGGGCGGCGGAGGATAAAGTAGAAATACCTGGGAGTATTctcattttatgacaaacacTAATAAGGACCGTTGTGACATCATCAGACCAGGAAGTGAGTTTGTCCTTCCTGCCTTGGCCAACAAAGCAGGTCAGCGAAAGGCTTGACGGACAGGATGCCCGCATGTGTCCCACTCAGCATTTACGctttgggggtggggtggggatgGGAGGCGAGGGGGGGCGGCCTAAATGATTCAAACGTGACCCACTTCCACATGCAcacaaagacatttgttatactGCAAATAATAATTACTTCATGTATAATAAGGCCCGATTAGTTATCCAAATATCTCGTATGAGTGTTTGAGCAATGGGAAAAGCCAAAATAGGATTTAGGACTGAGTGACCCATATTAGCAAGACGGTCTGTTGTGGGGGGGCTGTGAGACCACTTGAGCTTCTGAAATATACATCAAAGTGTACAACATGGATTTCTTCAAGACTCACTTTAGGGGCGGCTAGCATTCCCTCCCACTCGAGCTTAGATCCAACGAGCGGAGGACCCCCCGCTGACTGTGATGAAAGCGGACGGAAACAAGAACAACAACACCGTCCGTCCGTGTGTTGCCAAAGCAGGCCACGTGAAAACAAATATCATCTAGAAATCTATTCATCAATGCACTTCTAATAATCTTGTCAGATTGTGCCTCTTCACCTCATCAAGCATCCGGAGAAGAATTAATCGGATATTAAGCGCAAATGAGCGTCTTGGAAAGGACGGTCCAAAGCCGGCGGGCGGAAATGGAGCAAGAGCAGCATACTAAGGACACAAATGATGCCAGGCAGGGGATGTCAACAGAGGGCTCTTTGACCAAAGCTGCCATCAGGAAACTGAATCCATTGATTAGCTCCACCAAACTATTCAAACTCAGCAAGTGCAAAATGTCGGAACTGTGAAATGGACCATTAGGGGAAAGAAAACGGGGCGTTGCTCATCCCTTTACAGTTGTGACATGGTCCACTTTTGTTCTGGGAGGAGTCCCAGTGGggatttcaaaacatttatccGGAATTTGTGAGGAAAGACGTCACCGGTTTTGGATCACAATCTCTTTCACTCGGCCCGAGAAAACCAGCTGTGGAAGTGTTAGTGGAACTattggaaacacacacacaccagttcTCCCTCCCTGTTGACATAATACAGACAATCGCTGACAGCTTGGTCTGTTTCTTTATTTCACCACTTAAAGAAGCAAAATTAGAGGGAGATGAGTTGAAGTCGAGCGGTTATTAGTCCAGGAGCTCGCTGGTTGTTTGCAGAATTTGCACCCAAGCCATCTGACATGGACATCCGTGTTTAGCATTCCGTTAAACAGGACAGTTAACAGATGACACTATCAACAGATGTGACTGTTCCGTTGTTTTGCCATGATGCTCTGCTTTTGTTTTGCCCTCACGCTGAAAACGACAGTTGATGAAATTCAAAAGTTAACGTGTCTGGAATTAACCACAAAATGCACACAAGTGCAATCCTGGGCAGTTGTGAACATTTGGTCGTTTCGCTTCGACTTACGACGAATAATAGCGGACCAGTTGAAAGGCCGTTCTGTGGGTGTAGAAGAACATCACGAGGACGGTTGGGTGTGTCGCCTACTCAGCAGGAAAACTTTGGGGCAGCAAATATTCACCACGATGGGGAAAGAAAAGGCAGCAAGCCTACTGTTCGACTTTCAATATCAaatgatgcatggatggatactGGCAACGCTTTAGCTGTGTTAGCTTCGATGTTAATAGAAGTAGACGATCATTCTCCACTTTGCTTTAAAACATATAAAATGATAAACGACGTTACTAAAACCATACTAGCGCTCGGGTGTTTTAATGACGAGAGTTGCAAAGTGAGGAAACTTGTCAGTGACTAATAGATATGGTTAGTAAAGTAGTAATAACACCACCGAGAGGTAGCTCGGGAGCTAACgataaaaaccagaagccaattCAACAGCTTTGTTAAATATTCTCAACTTACCAATGCAGGATTTGTATTTGTGGTTTAGTCGATGCTACCTGGAAGTTGGGGTTAACGTACCATGTCGACGCATTGGTTCcgtcaaaataaaaaagtaaaataaaattaaaaaaaaaacggcacaaGCAAAAGCCCCACCTTCCGGATGTCAAACGCGAACGGCCAACAGTCGTCATCCTGGTtggtttttttccctctccattTTCGCCCTTCCTCGCCTTCCAATTGGAGCACAATACTGCCACATAGTGAACAGGAGTCccatattaaaagtctacacccCCCTGGTCTAATTACAAACCCATGATAAATGCGAGTCAGCAGCACATACAACGCAACACCATTAAAGATGATGCTTGATTTCTGGCAGCGTTATACATCAACAAATCAAGACCTTGCACACAAAAATAATTCTCATCTCATTTGAgactttatatttttttcatgaatGCTGCTGCTTCCACTAGGTTCGGTGTTTTTGCTGCAGtgtatagttaaaaaaaaaaaaaaaggcaagcaaTGACGTGTACATTTCAAAACGCGTCACAGACCAGCAGAGGCAAAAATGTCATCAATGTCGGCATCGTGGCTGTCGCAATTAACCATCGTCGCCATTGTTCGGCTTATCCAATCGTCAGGGGATGACGCGCATCTCTTTGGCTTGACTTTACTTGTTGCATTATGtctcatttttaaaaatctaaaaaactGTCTCCTCCCAAATGACGCTCTTGGGTGGCCCCACCCCCGGCAGGCAGCGATGGGTCGAGCCTTCCGAACCCCGCAGAAAGCCCGGCCAGCTTCCCGCTTGAACGTCAGCAGCTTGTTCCGCACGCTGCAAAAGAAAACACATCGCACGTCACTCGACGAGACGCCCGGAGGTACGCTGCCGTCGTCTGCCGTCCTTACTTGTAACCCGCCGCCTCAGCTCCTCTCATCTGCCGGCACTTTAACCTCAAAAAGGTTAAGCGCCGTTTAATTTGAGACATCTTCTGGGAATTGCACCACACGATCATTTTGTCCAGACAGGAGGCCATGTCTTTGAAGGTAGCGGCACGCGCGGTGCATCTCCGGAACACCCGTTGCCTCCTCGGGAGGATTGTCGTCTTGAGGGGTTGAAAGAACGTTGATCAGATAAGGAGTTGGGAAACGGCGAATGTTGCCTGGTGACATACCTGCGCCGCGCTCCGATTGA from Syngnathus scovelli strain Florida chromosome 8, RoL_Ssco_1.2, whole genome shotgun sequence includes these protein-coding regions:
- the LOC125973757 gene encoding ras-related protein Ral-B, encoding MATGKSKNQSSLALHKVIMVGSGGVGKSALTLQFMYDEFVEDYEPTKADSYRKKVVLDGEEVQIDILDTAGQEDYAAIRDNYFRSGEGFLLVFSITEHESFAATAEFREQILRVKAEEDKIPLLLVGNKSDLEDRRQVSVDEARGKADEWAVQYVETSAKTRANVDKVFFDLMRDVREKKMSENNDKNGKGKNKKNKKSFRERCCLL